A single Salmo salar chromosome ssa19, Ssal_v3.1, whole genome shotgun sequence DNA region contains:
- the LOC106578376 gene encoding zinc finger CCCH domain-containing protein 13 isoform X1 → MSFAPGPSFFLTNGNARTPTTPTSPPITPFHTPASRQVPLPRPLGTPTLVQANQSISPVRPRVSQQALLLGRSPCSSRDQMLLRAQMLQSLTLRPSAPGTLTIPPSLRLKPPSSSLSPISRPLTPLFPPLRPRPQPSSMATDRQTPPTRRLSVPPPTLYTSVRSVPLRPRLHSPNGHRVVPPRHSPAMRPFAAAAAHQALPSRQCTVPATSLSSQSPPTQSTPGQSQLNSGSTPLPLGSSCFDRLPPASRQLQMIALSAGSTSRLSGQTRPAANTHTPASVQSKCLVLESPPPQLDAQPQRTSDHASTPPTSSIHKANSPLPYPHYQARHILSKGEVGRQGVREARERVGGEEEKMGEIEEGQRDKERVAGERMVTGEEKGIVEKRAERVGEKEDQRDREKEDQRDREKEDQRDREKEDQRDREKEDQRDREKEDQRDRERVGEKGLLTRKEKGEAGGEEEWMESGKQYERLREMTGIEEKGEERMKIEGEEQRERMEVEEEEPGQKDVMKGEKEVGTTIDQDSPIDPHPNADPATQNHIHFHAPSHTPHNPTTQNDTPPPSGSPIDLQRPSDCPIGRPPDLPHKDQEDLCENMSNQSDNHSVLSSLSSQSPPASPCLTPPSDFPPPLLPVSPSHSETLSLSQSRSETLRISEREPWTQRVWPEGGRRVLTHLVEGFVIQEGLQAFPVNRSSLLLGGQEGVSQNGNTEGTELLPLTDTPEPPEHSSESERVGVATDDPLTGNRARQRGVLQCESCGKRGHAHSFHRSKRYCSTSCARRLNVGMSKRVRALSAGSQPEGRRSEINKEESVPGKPLLLRLVSYNSDIAATFNKYHSVIQPREIWSAHRRDYEGEEGHAVPITTRLERRAARRARRASEPAMTPSNPIVTSTEPTPAQWSVEQVWDFIHTLPGCVEVAEAFRVQEIDGQALLLLTEDHLMTSMNIKLGPALKICAHINTLRHT, encoded by the exons ATGTCCTTTGCTCCTGGGCCTTCCTTCTTCCTGACCAATGGGAATGCAAGGACACCCACCACGCCCACCTCTCCACCAATCACGCCTTTCCATACCCCAGCCAGCAGACAG GTCCCTCTTCCTCGCCCCCTGGGTACGCCCACTCTGGTGCAAGCAAATCAGAGCATCTCGCCTGTTAGACCGAGGGTATCCCAGCAGGCCTTGCTCCTGGGTCGGAGTCCTTGTTCGAGCCGAGACCAGATGCTGCTCAGGGCCCagatg cTCCAGAGTCTAACCCTGCGCCCCTCTGCTCCCGGCACTCTCACAATCCCCCCCTCTTTACGTCtcaaacctccctcctcctccctctcgccTATCTCTCGTCCCCTTACACCCCTTTTCCCCCCTCTCCGGCCGCGCCCCCAGCCCAGTTCcatggcaacagacagacagaccccaccTACCCGGCGCCTCTCAGTCCCGCCTCCAA cTCTCTACACTTCTGTGCGTTCTGTCCCTCTGAGACCCAGACTTCATTCTCCAAATGGCCACAGAGTGGTGCCCCCGAGACACAGCCCCGCCATGCGACCattcgctgctgctgctgcccatCAGGCCCTACCCAGCAGACAGTGTACAGTACCAGCCACCAGTCTGTCATCTCAAAGCCCGCCCACACAGTCCACCCCTGGCCAATCGCAGCTCAACTCAGGCTCTACGCCCCTTCCCTTGGGTTCTTCCTGTTTTGATCGGTTACCGCCGGCATCAAGGCAGCTGCAAATGATTGCCCTCTCCGCTGGCTCCACCAGCCGCCTCAGCGGCCAAACACGGCCTGCggccaacacacacaccccagcttCTGTCCAATCAAAGTGTCTGGTTCTTGAGTCCCCACCTCCTCAGCTCGATGCCCAACCACAGAGGACTTCTGACCACGCCTCtacccctcccacctcctccatCCACAAAGCCAACTCACCCCTACCATACCCCCATTATCAGGCCAGACACATTCTGTCAAAAGGAGAAGTGGGTAGACAGGGGGTAAGGGAGGCGAGAGAGCGGGTGGGGGGAGAGGAAGAAAAGATGGGGGAAATTGAAGAGGggcagagggataaagagagggtgGCAGGAGAGAGAATGGTAACAGGAGAGGAAAAAGGGATTGTTGAGAAGAGAgcggagagggtgggagagaaggaggaccagagagatagagagaaggaggaccagagagatagagagaaggaggaccagagagatagagagaaggaggaccagagagatagagagaaggaggaccagagagatagagagaaggaggaccagagagatagagagagggtgggagagaagggACTGCTGACAagaaaggagaaaggagaggctggaggagaggaagaatggATGGAGAGTGGTAAACAatatgagagactgagagagatgaCAGGAatagaggagaagggggaggaaaggatgaagatagagggagaggagcagagagagaggatggaggtagaggaggaggagccgGGACAGAAAGATGTGatgaaaggagagaaggaggtggGGACTACCATTGACCAGGACAGTCCGATAGATCCTCACCCCAATGCAGACCCGGCTACTCAGAATCACATACACTTCCATgccccctcacacacacctcataaccccACCACTCAGAACGACACACCCCCTCCCTCAGGTTCCCCCATAGACCTCCAGAGACCATCGGACTGTCCCATAGGGCGACCCCCAGACCTACCCCACAAGGACCAAGAGGACCTCTGTGAGAACATGTCCAATCAGTCTGACAACCACTCAG tcttgtccagtctctcctctcagtctcccCCTGCCTCACCCTGCCTCACCCCTCCATCtgacttccctcctcctctcctgcctgtTAGCCCCTCCCACTCAGAGACCCTCAGCCTATCACAGAGCCGCTCTGAGACCCTTAGAATATCAGAGCGCGAGCCTTGGACACAGAGGGTGTGGCCAGAGGGCGGGAGGCGTGTCTTAACTCACCTGGTGGAGGGGTTCGTCATACAGGAGGGGCTGCAGGCGTTcccg GTGAACCGCTCATCTCTGTTGTTGGGAGGGCAGGAGGGTGTCTCCCAGAATGGGAACACAGAGGGTACGGAGTTATTACCATTGACGGACACACCAGAGCCACCGGAACATTCCAGCGAATCAGAACGAGTGGGTGTGGCCACAGATGACCCGCTGACAG gcaacagagcgagacagagggggGTGTTACAGTGTGAGTCTTGTGGGAAGAGAGGTCATGCCCACTCCTTCCACCGCTCCAAAAGATACTGCTCCACTTCCTGTGCCCGCAG gcTTAATGTAGGGATGTCTAAACGTGTGCGTGCTCTGAGTGCAGGCAGCCAGCCAGAGGGGCGGCGCTCTGAGATAAACAAGGAGGAGTCTGTTCCTGGGAAGCCCCTCTTACTGCGACTGGTCAGTTACAACTCTGACATTGCTGCAACTTTTAACAAATACCACTCAGTGATACAG CCCCGCGAAATATGGAGCGCCCATCGCCGTGACTACGAAGGGGAAGAAGGGCATGCTGTTCCCATAACGACCAGGCTGGAGCGCAGAGCGGCACGGAGGGCAAGGAGGGCATCAGAGCCAGCGATGACCCCTAGTAACCCCATCGTGACCTCTACTGAACCCACACCTGCACAGTGGAGTGTAGAGCAAGTCTGGGATTTTATACACACACTGCCAG GTTGTGTGGAGGTTGCAGAGGCGTTCCGTGTTCAGGAGATAGACGGCCAGGCCCTGCTGCTGCTCACTGAGGACCACCTGATGACCAGCATGAACATCAAACTGGGACCAGCACTCAAGATCTGTGCCCACAtcaacacactcagacacacatag
- the LOC106578376 gene encoding zinc finger CCCH domain-containing protein 13 isoform X3 has product MSFAPGPSFFLTNGNARTPTTPTSPPITPFHTPASRQVPLPRPLGTPTLVQANQSISPVRPRVSQQALLLGRSPCSSRDQMLLRAQMPSSMATDRQTPPTRRLSVPPPTLYTSVRSVPLRPRLHSPNGHRVVPPRHSPAMRPFAAAAAHQALPSRQCTVPATSLSSQSPPTQSTPGQSQLNSGSTPLPLGSSCFDRLPPASRQLQMIALSAGSTSRLSGQTRPAANTHTPASVQSKCLVLESPPPQLDAQPQRTSDHASTPPTSSIHKANSPLPYPHYQARHILSKGEVGRQGVREARERVGGEEEKMGEIEEGQRDKERVAGERMVTGEEKGIVEKRAERVGEKEDQRDREKEDQRDREKEDQRDREKEDQRDREKEDQRDREKEDQRDRERVGEKGLLTRKEKGEAGGEEEWMESGKQYERLREMTGIEEKGEERMKIEGEEQRERMEVEEEEPGQKDVMKGEKEVGTTIDQDSPIDPHPNADPATQNHIHFHAPSHTPHNPTTQNDTPPPSGSPIDLQRPSDCPIGRPPDLPHKDQEDLCENMSNQSDNHSVLSSLSSQSPPASPCLTPPSDFPPPLLPVSPSHSETLSLSQSRSETLRISEREPWTQRVWPEGGRRVLTHLVEGFVIQEGLQAFPVNRSSLLLGGQEGVSQNGNTEGTELLPLTDTPEPPEHSSESERVGVATDDPLTGNRARQRGVLQCESCGKRGHAHSFHRSKRYCSTSCARRLNVGMSKRVRALSAGSQPEGRRSEINKEESVPGKPLLLRLVSYNSDIAATFNKYHSVIQPREIWSAHRRDYEGEEGHAVPITTRLERRAARRARRASEPAMTPSNPIVTSTEPTPAQWSVEQVWDFIHTLPGCVEVAEAFRVQEIDGQALLLLTEDHLMTSMNIKLGPALKICAHINTLRHT; this is encoded by the exons ATGTCCTTTGCTCCTGGGCCTTCCTTCTTCCTGACCAATGGGAATGCAAGGACACCCACCACGCCCACCTCTCCACCAATCACGCCTTTCCATACCCCAGCCAGCAGACAG GTCCCTCTTCCTCGCCCCCTGGGTACGCCCACTCTGGTGCAAGCAAATCAGAGCATCTCGCCTGTTAGACCGAGGGTATCCCAGCAGGCCTTGCTCCTGGGTCGGAGTCCTTGTTCGAGCCGAGACCAGATGCTGCTCAGGGCCCagatg CCCAGTTCcatggcaacagacagacagaccccaccTACCCGGCGCCTCTCAGTCCCGCCTCCAA cTCTCTACACTTCTGTGCGTTCTGTCCCTCTGAGACCCAGACTTCATTCTCCAAATGGCCACAGAGTGGTGCCCCCGAGACACAGCCCCGCCATGCGACCattcgctgctgctgctgcccatCAGGCCCTACCCAGCAGACAGTGTACAGTACCAGCCACCAGTCTGTCATCTCAAAGCCCGCCCACACAGTCCACCCCTGGCCAATCGCAGCTCAACTCAGGCTCTACGCCCCTTCCCTTGGGTTCTTCCTGTTTTGATCGGTTACCGCCGGCATCAAGGCAGCTGCAAATGATTGCCCTCTCCGCTGGCTCCACCAGCCGCCTCAGCGGCCAAACACGGCCTGCggccaacacacacaccccagcttCTGTCCAATCAAAGTGTCTGGTTCTTGAGTCCCCACCTCCTCAGCTCGATGCCCAACCACAGAGGACTTCTGACCACGCCTCtacccctcccacctcctccatCCACAAAGCCAACTCACCCCTACCATACCCCCATTATCAGGCCAGACACATTCTGTCAAAAGGAGAAGTGGGTAGACAGGGGGTAAGGGAGGCGAGAGAGCGGGTGGGGGGAGAGGAAGAAAAGATGGGGGAAATTGAAGAGGggcagagggataaagagagggtgGCAGGAGAGAGAATGGTAACAGGAGAGGAAAAAGGGATTGTTGAGAAGAGAgcggagagggtgggagagaaggaggaccagagagatagagagaaggaggaccagagagatagagagaaggaggaccagagagatagagagaaggaggaccagagagatagagagaaggaggaccagagagatagagagaaggaggaccagagagatagagagagggtgggagagaagggACTGCTGACAagaaaggagaaaggagaggctggaggagaggaagaatggATGGAGAGTGGTAAACAatatgagagactgagagagatgaCAGGAatagaggagaagggggaggaaaggatgaagatagagggagaggagcagagagagaggatggaggtagaggaggaggagccgGGACAGAAAGATGTGatgaaaggagagaaggaggtggGGACTACCATTGACCAGGACAGTCCGATAGATCCTCACCCCAATGCAGACCCGGCTACTCAGAATCACATACACTTCCATgccccctcacacacacctcataaccccACCACTCAGAACGACACACCCCCTCCCTCAGGTTCCCCCATAGACCTCCAGAGACCATCGGACTGTCCCATAGGGCGACCCCCAGACCTACCCCACAAGGACCAAGAGGACCTCTGTGAGAACATGTCCAATCAGTCTGACAACCACTCAG tcttgtccagtctctcctctcagtctcccCCTGCCTCACCCTGCCTCACCCCTCCATCtgacttccctcctcctctcctgcctgtTAGCCCCTCCCACTCAGAGACCCTCAGCCTATCACAGAGCCGCTCTGAGACCCTTAGAATATCAGAGCGCGAGCCTTGGACACAGAGGGTGTGGCCAGAGGGCGGGAGGCGTGTCTTAACTCACCTGGTGGAGGGGTTCGTCATACAGGAGGGGCTGCAGGCGTTcccg GTGAACCGCTCATCTCTGTTGTTGGGAGGGCAGGAGGGTGTCTCCCAGAATGGGAACACAGAGGGTACGGAGTTATTACCATTGACGGACACACCAGAGCCACCGGAACATTCCAGCGAATCAGAACGAGTGGGTGTGGCCACAGATGACCCGCTGACAG gcaacagagcgagacagagggggGTGTTACAGTGTGAGTCTTGTGGGAAGAGAGGTCATGCCCACTCCTTCCACCGCTCCAAAAGATACTGCTCCACTTCCTGTGCCCGCAG gcTTAATGTAGGGATGTCTAAACGTGTGCGTGCTCTGAGTGCAGGCAGCCAGCCAGAGGGGCGGCGCTCTGAGATAAACAAGGAGGAGTCTGTTCCTGGGAAGCCCCTCTTACTGCGACTGGTCAGTTACAACTCTGACATTGCTGCAACTTTTAACAAATACCACTCAGTGATACAG CCCCGCGAAATATGGAGCGCCCATCGCCGTGACTACGAAGGGGAAGAAGGGCATGCTGTTCCCATAACGACCAGGCTGGAGCGCAGAGCGGCACGGAGGGCAAGGAGGGCATCAGAGCCAGCGATGACCCCTAGTAACCCCATCGTGACCTCTACTGAACCCACACCTGCACAGTGGAGTGTAGAGCAAGTCTGGGATTTTATACACACACTGCCAG GTTGTGTGGAGGTTGCAGAGGCGTTCCGTGTTCAGGAGATAGACGGCCAGGCCCTGCTGCTGCTCACTGAGGACCACCTGATGACCAGCATGAACATCAAACTGGGACCAGCACTCAAGATCTGTGCCCACAtcaacacactcagacacacatag
- the LOC106578376 gene encoding protein PRRC2C isoform X2 has product MSFAPGPSFFLTNGNARTPTTPTSPPITPFHTPASRQVPLPRPLGTPTLVQANQSISPVRPRVSQQALLLGRSPCSSRDQMLLRAQMLQSLTLRPSAPGTLTIPPSLRLKPPSSSLSPISRPLTPLFPPLRPRPQPSSMATDRQTPPTRRLSVPPPTLYTSVRSVPLRPRLHSPNGHRVVPPRHSPAMRPFAAAAAHQALPSRQCTVPATSLSSQSPPTQSTPGQSQLNSGSTPLPLGSSCFDRLPPASRQLQMIALSAGSTSRLSGQTRPAANTHTPASVQSKCLVLESPPPQLDAQPQRTSDHASTPPTSSIHKANSPLPYPHYQARHILSKGEVGRQGVREARERVGGEEEKMGEIEEGQRDKERVAGERMVTGEEKGIVEKRAERVGEKEDQRDREKEDQRDREKEDQRDREKEDQRDREKEDQRDREKEDQRDRERVGEKGLLTRKEKGEAGGEEEWMESGKQYERLREMTGIEEKGEERMKIEGEEQRERMEVEEEEPGQKDVMKGEKEVGTTIDQDSPIDPHPNADPATQNHIHFHAPSHTPHNPTTQNDTPPPSGSPIDLQRPSDCPIGRPPDLPHKDQEDLCENMSNQSDNHSVLSSLSSQSPPASPCLTPPSDFPPPLLPVSPSHSETLSLSQSRSETLRISEREPWTQRVWPEGGRRVLTHLVEGFVIQEGLQAFPVNRSSLLLGGQEGVSQNGNTEGTELLPLTDTPEPPEHSSESERVGVATDDPLTGNRARQRGVLQCESCGKRGHAHSFHRSKRYCSTSCARRLNVGMSKRVRALSAGSQPEGRRSEINKEESVPGKPLLLRLPREIWSAHRRDYEGEEGHAVPITTRLERRAARRARRASEPAMTPSNPIVTSTEPTPAQWSVEQVWDFIHTLPGCVEVAEAFRVQEIDGQALLLLTEDHLMTSMNIKLGPALKICAHINTLRHT; this is encoded by the exons ATGTCCTTTGCTCCTGGGCCTTCCTTCTTCCTGACCAATGGGAATGCAAGGACACCCACCACGCCCACCTCTCCACCAATCACGCCTTTCCATACCCCAGCCAGCAGACAG GTCCCTCTTCCTCGCCCCCTGGGTACGCCCACTCTGGTGCAAGCAAATCAGAGCATCTCGCCTGTTAGACCGAGGGTATCCCAGCAGGCCTTGCTCCTGGGTCGGAGTCCTTGTTCGAGCCGAGACCAGATGCTGCTCAGGGCCCagatg cTCCAGAGTCTAACCCTGCGCCCCTCTGCTCCCGGCACTCTCACAATCCCCCCCTCTTTACGTCtcaaacctccctcctcctccctctcgccTATCTCTCGTCCCCTTACACCCCTTTTCCCCCCTCTCCGGCCGCGCCCCCAGCCCAGTTCcatggcaacagacagacagaccccaccTACCCGGCGCCTCTCAGTCCCGCCTCCAA cTCTCTACACTTCTGTGCGTTCTGTCCCTCTGAGACCCAGACTTCATTCTCCAAATGGCCACAGAGTGGTGCCCCCGAGACACAGCCCCGCCATGCGACCattcgctgctgctgctgcccatCAGGCCCTACCCAGCAGACAGTGTACAGTACCAGCCACCAGTCTGTCATCTCAAAGCCCGCCCACACAGTCCACCCCTGGCCAATCGCAGCTCAACTCAGGCTCTACGCCCCTTCCCTTGGGTTCTTCCTGTTTTGATCGGTTACCGCCGGCATCAAGGCAGCTGCAAATGATTGCCCTCTCCGCTGGCTCCACCAGCCGCCTCAGCGGCCAAACACGGCCTGCggccaacacacacaccccagcttCTGTCCAATCAAAGTGTCTGGTTCTTGAGTCCCCACCTCCTCAGCTCGATGCCCAACCACAGAGGACTTCTGACCACGCCTCtacccctcccacctcctccatCCACAAAGCCAACTCACCCCTACCATACCCCCATTATCAGGCCAGACACATTCTGTCAAAAGGAGAAGTGGGTAGACAGGGGGTAAGGGAGGCGAGAGAGCGGGTGGGGGGAGAGGAAGAAAAGATGGGGGAAATTGAAGAGGggcagagggataaagagagggtgGCAGGAGAGAGAATGGTAACAGGAGAGGAAAAAGGGATTGTTGAGAAGAGAgcggagagggtgggagagaaggaggaccagagagatagagagaaggaggaccagagagatagagagaaggaggaccagagagatagagagaaggaggaccagagagatagagagaaggaggaccagagagatagagagaaggaggaccagagagatagagagagggtgggagagaagggACTGCTGACAagaaaggagaaaggagaggctggaggagaggaagaatggATGGAGAGTGGTAAACAatatgagagactgagagagatgaCAGGAatagaggagaagggggaggaaaggatgaagatagagggagaggagcagagagagaggatggaggtagaggaggaggagccgGGACAGAAAGATGTGatgaaaggagagaaggaggtggGGACTACCATTGACCAGGACAGTCCGATAGATCCTCACCCCAATGCAGACCCGGCTACTCAGAATCACATACACTTCCATgccccctcacacacacctcataaccccACCACTCAGAACGACACACCCCCTCCCTCAGGTTCCCCCATAGACCTCCAGAGACCATCGGACTGTCCCATAGGGCGACCCCCAGACCTACCCCACAAGGACCAAGAGGACCTCTGTGAGAACATGTCCAATCAGTCTGACAACCACTCAG tcttgtccagtctctcctctcagtctcccCCTGCCTCACCCTGCCTCACCCCTCCATCtgacttccctcctcctctcctgcctgtTAGCCCCTCCCACTCAGAGACCCTCAGCCTATCACAGAGCCGCTCTGAGACCCTTAGAATATCAGAGCGCGAGCCTTGGACACAGAGGGTGTGGCCAGAGGGCGGGAGGCGTGTCTTAACTCACCTGGTGGAGGGGTTCGTCATACAGGAGGGGCTGCAGGCGTTcccg GTGAACCGCTCATCTCTGTTGTTGGGAGGGCAGGAGGGTGTCTCCCAGAATGGGAACACAGAGGGTACGGAGTTATTACCATTGACGGACACACCAGAGCCACCGGAACATTCCAGCGAATCAGAACGAGTGGGTGTGGCCACAGATGACCCGCTGACAG gcaacagagcgagacagagggggGTGTTACAGTGTGAGTCTTGTGGGAAGAGAGGTCATGCCCACTCCTTCCACCGCTCCAAAAGATACTGCTCCACTTCCTGTGCCCGCAG gcTTAATGTAGGGATGTCTAAACGTGTGCGTGCTCTGAGTGCAGGCAGCCAGCCAGAGGGGCGGCGCTCTGAGATAAACAAGGAGGAGTCTGTTCCTGGGAAGCCCCTCTTACTGCGACTG CCCCGCGAAATATGGAGCGCCCATCGCCGTGACTACGAAGGGGAAGAAGGGCATGCTGTTCCCATAACGACCAGGCTGGAGCGCAGAGCGGCACGGAGGGCAAGGAGGGCATCAGAGCCAGCGATGACCCCTAGTAACCCCATCGTGACCTCTACTGAACCCACACCTGCACAGTGGAGTGTAGAGCAAGTCTGGGATTTTATACACACACTGCCAG GTTGTGTGGAGGTTGCAGAGGCGTTCCGTGTTCAGGAGATAGACGGCCAGGCCCTGCTGCTGCTCACTGAGGACCACCTGATGACCAGCATGAACATCAAACTGGGACCAGCACTCAAGATCTGTGCCCACAtcaacacactcagacacacatag